A region of the Ctenopharyngodon idella isolate HZGC_01 chromosome 2, HZGC01, whole genome shotgun sequence genome:
CaaattcaaaaaaacatttttattgtaaataatatcACCATAATTATTAgcctattttaaataatgatggTTAGGGGTGTTCAGGTTACATATCGTGACATATCATATAATTATCAGTGATAAAAATGATCAATCTTCAGCGTAATTgtgtttaatgggttatttaTTTTAGTGGTAGTCTGTTTTAATagaggtttaataataacaGCAATTGACTGCATTGATTATGggatttaataatcatttacatTAACAGTATGCATACATTTTTGACCCATaaacattgtgtttttgtcagttTTCCACTACTGTACCATGGTTACTACATGAagaaatactatagtaatttatagtaaaatactatagtgtttttgaaccatactatagtaaagtacctgaattaatttataatataacaactatagtagcctaatataaacaaattacccaatactgtactaggttttctacaactatagggtatattatactacattacactagtttactgtagtaaaaactaaagtatactacagtatttattacagtttatcagttcactatagttaatactacagtatgctgtaggattccttaacaaagtgttgtaaatactataatatatacagtatactacaatttaccatagtatggttcaaaaacacgaTAGTATTTACTATTTATAACTTTTagtaaccacaaattaaccatggtttcaCTACACTAACCATGGTAGCTTGTTTGTAGTAAAACTGGTTGTACGGTAATCATTCCGTCAGAAAAACATGGTTACTacacttttactataataaaaccatggttaaccTGTGAAATCACTGTAAAATCGCTTTAATTTACACCTTTAGACTTTATTATTACATTGTGACTATAAAACCTCCATTGTAACCACAAGAAATGGGTTTGTGAAGTGAAATCACGGTAAAATCGCTCTAATTTACACCGTTACTACATTGTGACTCGTCTGTAAACGGTTCGTTGTGTAAATGAAGTGTTTATTCCTTTACCTGTGTTCATTCACGTCATCATTTCGGTGGTCATGTGtgttaaacacaaagtgtgttaGTTGGCGTGATTTCATGGTATATTTCCACTCTTTAATTGACCCTCGGAGCCGCGCAGTGCTCGATCTGCCCCCACCGCGCGCGCGACCTGCTGACAGACGAAAAGCGACAGGTGCGGCAGTGGAACTGTGCCAGTATGCAAATTAGCAAGACGACTCCATCGCTGATTGGTTCCCAGAGAGCGCAAGCGATCCGCGTCTCCGTGACGCAAAGCCGAGCCGCCTATATAACGAGGCGAAAGCCTAGTCCATCAATGAAATAGTAAAGAGAGGGGAAGGAGATAGATTGAAAGCATTCCCGACCGTATTGGCAATTAAAGGAAGATATTCCTTTGCTAGTGTCCTACCGCGAAGACCAAGAACAAAAAGGATCAGAATGAAGTTTATTATTGGAATAGGGGGGTGAGTAATGCACAATATCACTATATTGAACATCTGTTGTGTGATCTAATCgtttaatatgtgtgtgtaatgcGTCTATTACAGTGTGACAAATGGAGGCAAGACAACTTTGACTGGAAGACTCATAAAGAACCTACCAAACTGTTGTGTGGTACATCAAGATGATTTTTTCAAGGTATGTTGttaaattacactttttacTACTGCTTAGTATATATACTGTGGCCCCTAGAAATATTTAGACATTTATGCCACACTTAAGAATGTATGAATGTTATTGCATTGTAACatatcaaatgcaattaatttcATGCATTTTAAGTTTgatttaagtgtccaaatacttcaTATTTACTGTGTAGATATAGGCTATAGACCAACATAAACAGAATTAATGACAAGGGACGGAAAAGGTAAAGACATAGGACTTAatcatatattgtattttatggaTCCATTGTCCATATTGTTGGTTCCATATGCTGGTGTTCTCCTGGACAGCCAACCTCAAAGACACAACAAATGAATGCCGTTTGAGGTGTACAGCTGAGCAGGCATTCATTTGCAGCATTAAACTCCACTAATATGATTCTCTTGGTCATGCATTTATCATTCTATGGCATGCAAGAGGATCTGGCAAGCCTTCACCACACCAAACGCTCTCCAAGCGCCCATATTTTATAACACCTCTTAAGTGCATCACACATTCCTAACTGTCATTAGAGGCTCTTCTACACTAAGGAGCCTCTCAAGAATCGCATTATAAAGATAATTCAGCCCAACGAAGTGCACATTTAGTGCATTGCAACCAAATTAAGTTAATTATGCCCCCCCAAGTTATAGCCTGAGTGCTTGGCGTCACATGTCCAGGTGGGACCAGCACTGCCTGAGCGATCTACacctttttgttttattggtcACTGTTATTGCAGCCCCAAGATCAAATAGAGTTCGGGGAGGACGGCTTTAAACAATGGGATGGTAAGAGTGGCTTTCGCTGTGGGAAGAGAAACAGTAATGTATTCCCACCTTTCCATAAACATTCTGATGTTTGCTTTTCTGTAACGTAAACCTAAAACCCAGCAGAACTCTTTGTCTTACATTGCacgtcaaaagtttggacacacctaaaaatgtatttttagtttattaatagtttttaaaagaaccattttttctcaGATTGAAAAACTTTAAGAAcgtttttccactataaagaactttTTGTGCGTTAAAAAGGTTCCATTGATGTtaaaagttctttttggaaccaataatgccaataaagagcctttatttttaagagcccATTTTGAACATTCATCAACCAAAGTTATGTTTTCAtcaaacactctaaaaaatgctgggttaaaaacaacccaagttgggtggaaaatggacaaacccagcgattgggttgttttaactcaacaattgttgcctctagtaattatgtgtctgatttttaatttccaacctattttgggttcattttaagccagacatatagtaacttttaaacaatagttgagttaaataaaactgcccagcacattgggcaaacatttaacccaactgctgggtcaaaacaacccagttgcagggtttgtccattttcaacccaacatgggttgtttttaacccagcattttttagagtgtactcttaaaaagcattttataaACAGATTAAGAAGAATAAGTGTGTCCAAACCTTAGACTGCTAGTGTAAATTTGACTCACAgctataatattaattattaacatCCCTAAAAAGGAGAAAGgacaataatttaaaagaagagaaaacatttttaatgcattactttaatgTTTCCATTATCCTAGCATGTGAGACACGCCTTCTCTTTTTTGTCTCCCGTGTGCAGTGATTACCTCCTTGGACATGGATGCGATGGTGAACACGGTTAAAGGATGGATGGAGAACCCGGTGAAGTTTGCTCGCTCCCATGGCGTGACCGTTTCCGCCACATCCGACGGCTCGGACCCGGAGCGTGAGATCCACATACTCATTATAGAGGGATTTCTTCTCTATAACTACAAGTAGGTGTTTTTTCACTGAAGGCTTATTGACTTGATAAACATAAAGATTTGACTGTTGATGGTTTTCGTTTTGTTTCCACCTCCAGGCCTTTGCTCGACGTCTACAACAAGTGCTTCTATGTGACCATTCCATATGAGGAGTGCAAAAGGAGAAGAAGGTGAGGGTTATTTCTGATGTTTGCAGATGGTTTGGTCGATGATTTTTCTAACAAATCCATCTCCTCCCTTTCAGTACAAGATCGTACACCGTTCCTGACCCTCCCGGTCTGTTTGATGGCCACGTGTGGCCAATGTACTTGAAACACAGGATAGAGATGGAAAACAGCAGCCTACATATCAGTAAGTCTTACACTAGTGGTGAAATGGCATTCACGACACATTTCTGTAATCTCTAACTCACATCTGTATCTGCAGAATATCTGGATGGGATGAAATCGAAAGAGGAGCTCTATAACCAAGTTTATGAAGACATTCAAAACTCGCTGCTCAATAATGCCTTATAGGTAAGAATCTCTATCCTTTAATACACATAAGCATGACCTACCTCATTATGAAGATGTTTTTCTTATCAGTTGTTTCCTCTTTCTCTTTGCAGCATCTCCAGTTGGAATGAAGATGTGTGTGTATAGAACTGTAAATAGCGTCATACGTAGATATGGCTTCAGCCAGTAGACGAATTTTGTAAATAACATAACGAAGTACTAACTTATTTTAAAACTGATGGCAAGAGCCTGTTATTTTATATTGCTGTATCTATGtaacttttgttttattaaaaacaagcaTTGCTCTCTGGGCTGTCCAGAGATGAACAGTATgaatgtgttttcattttactGTATCTGAAGCTCTTCATTTGAACACTTTCAGTGTTGTGTTTTCATTCTCAACACATGTAAACCATCTTGAAAATCTTTACGATTGCAACTACAAAATATAAGGGCAAAATATAGAATATTTATTGaaatcattaaatataaaatgttgaaatcaagaaataaaaaaatgcaatgaatactcatttaattttttttttattacaacaatttcatgatttattattatttattcatttaattttgttcAGAATATCAAATTTCAGGGTatatttcatgtaatattttgcGTCATTcttcattttacattaaataagtGCATCACACCTTAATTATGCATTCaagtatgtttatttattgatcGCAACATTTTGATGatacattataatttatttagtttCTCCAATATGCCAaatttcatctaatattttgtgtaatatttcactttgtgttctttgtttgtttatgctaatatacagtgttgggtgtaatgtactgtattactaagtaattaattactgtaatttgattacttcccttagaaaaaaataaagtaattaattacttttttagagtaacttacccagCACTGCTAATGTCattgtattttcatttattgtttgcaacattgaattatttatttgataatttcATGATATGCTTATTTATTTGGCTCAGATATCAAAAACTGCTCAGGTAAAATGTTTTACACAGTGTTCCAGCAATGTTGGTCTGGTTTTATGTTTATTCAGACATTTATTCAAAGTCAATGCcattaaacagaaaacaaacacataacagACACTCAGACACAAGGTCATTTCAGTCATTTATAGTTTGCTACACTCGTATGAAATGTCAATGCTAATTTTATTGAAGTACTTTCAGTGCACACAAACAATCAGGAAGCTTATTTTATCATCTGAGTATCAAGTATTTAGACTGGCTTAATGATATATGAATATGCATACTCATGCAATAAATACTG
Encoded here:
- the nmrk2 gene encoding nicotinamide riboside kinase 2 isoform X1 codes for the protein MKFIIGIGGVTNGGKTTLTGRLIKNLPNCCVVHQDDFFKPQDQIEFGEDGFKQWDVITSLDMDAMVNTVKGWMENPVKFARSHGVTVSATSDGSDPEREIHILIIEGFLLYNYKPLLDVYNKCFYVTIPYEECKRRRSTRSYTVPDPPGLFDGHVWPMYLKHRIEMENSSLHIKYLDGMKSKEELYNQVYEDIQNSLLNNAL
- the nmrk2 gene encoding nicotinamide riboside kinase 2 isoform X2 yields the protein MDAMVNTVKGWMENPVKFARSHGVTVSATSDGSDPEREIHILIIEGFLLYNYKPLLDVYNKCFYVTIPYEECKRRRSTRSYTVPDPPGLFDGHVWPMYLKHRIEMENSSLHIKYLDGMKSKEELYNQVYEDIQNSLLNNAL